Within Bombus fervidus isolate BK054 chromosome 3, iyBomFerv1, whole genome shotgun sequence, the genomic segment TTGACAGTTGACGGCGATGACGACGTTATTTCAGTAATGACGCTTGCATTAGTAACATCAGTATAGACAGAATTTAATGTACAGTACTGCAAGTCCTGTATCAATACCTCGgaaatatatcaataaataaatatctaaaactaacattttatatttgggGCTCACACTCCCCTACTTCCTTTCATCAAGCCCCCTCAATATTGAACGTCTATCGGCCACCGGGGCCTTTCGAAACTAAAATTAATCTATACGTTTTTAAACAAATGCTATAACCTCGGAGAAGCTACATTTGAAACATAGACTTTTAAACTGCTCAAGGTTATGGGAGGATGGAAATTATTCAAGCGGATAATACCTAACTCGTCTATACCTTCCTGTGCATTATTAACAGAACAAATACAAGATGTGCCAAATGTTTTTAAGTGAGATTATGGTTATACAGACATATATGAGATATCTCCGTCCTTaaactgtataaaaattaaattgtctACAGATGCAACGAGCAGAACataattatacgttacacacgTTACACATAGCAAATAATTGGCACATTTTTATCTATAATAATCTCAAGTATCGGTTATCACTGATACGGTATTATACAGGATCACCAACTTatctacaaaaataaataaacatgtattttatatatatatattatatgtatgtatgtatgtatgtatagctAGTTATAACATTTCCTGTGGAAGATGAAAGATAGTGTATGGACGTGAGCACCGTGTCAGTCATCCGTAGGAGATactacatgtatatacatgtgCATTTAAATCGTTCACTTATAATTCATCTGGTATGCACTTTCATTTAGTTTTATTATAGTTTCGTCTCCTTCAAGTGTTCAACTGGCCGCAAACTCTTTTGCCATTTATCAGTGAATGTTATTAGCGATCTAAGTTTGACGTTAGTTCAAGGTATAcctaaaatatcgataattggCTGTCTTTCATCCAACTGGACACATACCAACTCAAATGTGTACGCGTTTCAACATTGATTCTTGTTGAATTGATATTTAGgtattgatatttaatttatcaacctccggaaaattaaacaatcttATCATTTTGTATTATCGCTACTTGTATTGTAATATTCAAGAAATTATCGACTGTTAAAAGTATATGTGATGGCACTCGACAGTAAAATACCACCAGTATTCAGTAGTGTCGGACGAcggcagcgcagtggttagcgcctaAGGTTGCAAACGTTCGGGATCCGGGTTTAAATTCCGGCGACCggagtccgatttttcttccgcggcatcaaaaataagaagaaaatacagcAGTACCCCAGCAGCGACATCTACCCCACGCAGCAGAACCTGTCTCATCCCTACACACTAGTAGCAGTAGCACACTATCACCACACTAGGTATACCGACTACTACAAATAATACCACCTCATATATGAACAAGATGAAATACAATATCGCAGATTATAGCAGTGAGTTGTGATGTACATGTTCTTTACAAACAAAATCATTATTGTATATACTCCTCAACTTATATGCAGCTTGAACCGTCCACTTCAGGAGTTAACGAATTTTTCCCTTATTatctatgaaacaaatattatagagcatataattatgtttatataaaatataaaactatatGTAACAACTAATATTATGTACAAGATGTTTCAGAAATATATAGTTAGAGACTCTATAGCGTTAACTTGTTCTACTGTATCGTTTGTAACAGAAGAAAACGTTGGTAGTGTTCATAATTCTACGCGTGGCAACTACAGCGGCTTCGAGAAGTACTTACATTTACtataacatttacatattaattgtttaattctaTGTATGATTAGGAAAATTTTGTACTATGAAAATAAAGTGTATAGAACCGGATAAAAAAACGcttcattgaaaattttgagaaaaagTGCTTACATCTTGAAAAGGAAGAGTTTCCTGACCTATAGACTTTTCTTGAAATGTGGAGAAAGTACGATACCAAAGTTTGTTCACCTATTTACGAAACACtctgtatcaaaataaagaataaaatctaACACAAATGTTTGTCTTTTTCAGCCGGACTTAGACGTGTATGATGTAAGGGACTCGTTAGTATGCTGGATAAGCGGCGACTCCATGCCTCCGGTACGTCGCCTTACACTTTGATTTTCGTGGTCGCCTTGGCACTGACTGGATGCTTCTCCTTCTGGCTTCACATCGACAGCTCCGGTTCACCGACGCCGTACAGCAGCGGCGCGTCGGCACCGGGATATCTGCTAATCCTTCCCGGAAACGTGACGCTCTCCCCGCAGCCGTATTTACTGCACGAACTTTCGTTCGGTGACAAATCCACCTTGATCGACATAAAGGACTTCCGGTTCACGATCAACAATGACCCGTGCAACCGGACGCACCCGTTGCTGCTGATGCTGGTTCATTCGGCTCCCGAAAACTTTGTTAAGAGAAACGTGGTCAGGGAGACATGGGGCCAGCAATCTCCGGAGGTGGCGCTCCTCTTCTTCGTCGGCTCGTCTGATGAATATCAGACGATGCTGGAAGAGgagaatagaaaattcaaagatttGATACAAGGCAACTTTCTCGATGCCTACAGAAACATGACTTACAAGCATGTGATGGCATTGAAGTGGGCTACGTATCATTGTCCAAGTAAGTTTTTGTgagatattttgaataattctgTAATCCATTAAATATAGcagaattcttttcttttattgtcATGATATTTCGTTAATTCTTTCATAGTCGATGATAAACGTATGTTTATTATCAGGTATTCTTAAGAAagatttcttaatattatcaaatatgtCTAGAACTTGCAATATCTTCAAACAATGATGGAATTCCAagattattttgaatattatttcagtaGAAGAAAGAACTGCTATGGACAAAtctataattgtaaatttctgTGATAAATgtgaatttattacgaaaatatattctttataaatatgaaGTTTCTGAAAGATGTTCCTTTTCTTTACCGTTTCAGGTgccaaatatatattaaaattagacGATGATGTTTTTGTTCATATACCTGCCATGTTGGATTTCTTGACTCGTGATCTATCGCCATGGGGAGCCAGACGATTGATCCTATGCGATCTTCTACCCACGGGTACCGTGAAGAGATCCTGGCGTTCCAAGTGGAGAGTCTCCCCTCAAGAATATCCTGGCAGACACTATCCTGCGTATTGTGCCGGATGGGCTATACTCTATTCTCCTGATAGCGTATTTCTTTTGTATCGTGAGGCACAGAAAGAGCCATATTTCTGGATCGACGATGTTCATATTACCGGGACGTTAGCTAGGAAAGTAAATTTAACACAAACCTCTGTGCATTACTTGGTGCTAACTAACGAGAATATGCAGGACCTTCTATCAAATCCAAATTCTCGTAGGGAGTTTCTGTTCGGACCTCCAAACCTCACTGAAAACGAGATAAGAGCCTTACAGAGTTTGGTCACTAAACCACGGCCTAGCAGCGAAAGCCTAGTAAACTGAAACATTTCGAATGAACGAAAGACATTTATGCATCTGTGATCATTTTTATTCTCAAGATAATTTTTCAGACGAAAAAGCCTCATCGCgattttaaattctttcttttaccTATCCCCAGTAACCTTTAGATATAAACAAaggttaaaaattaattctcaaacgaaatatttcgataattaaattttattaactataAGGCAGATGCAtaaatctttttcttatttaatacGACAAAAAAATTCTCCGGTACTTGATATTTTGCACACTTTTCATACATTTCCATTCTCTACGGATATAATTCTCTTCGTGAGTGTTCAATTTTTTGCACAGTATTTTTACAGTATTATACTTCGTTGCAAGGgaaattttttctaaatatcgaATCGCATATTtcggaataatataatatttttttatcgtggttGGCTTTTCCATA encodes:
- the LOC139985519 gene encoding beta-1,3-galactosyltransferase 5, encoding MLDKRRLHASGTSPYTLIFVVALALTGCFSFWLHIDSSGSPTPYSSGASAPGYLLILPGNVTLSPQPYLLHELSFGDKSTLIDIKDFRFTINNDPCNRTHPLLLMLVHSAPENFVKRNVVRETWGQQSPEVALLFFVGSSDEYQTMLEEENRKFKDLIQGNFLDAYRNMTYKHVMALKWATYHCPSAKYILKLDDDVFVHIPAMLDFLTRDLSPWGARRLILCDLLPTGTVKRSWRSKWRVSPQEYPGRHYPAYCAGWAILYSPDSVFLLYREAQKEPYFWIDDVHITGTLARKVNLTQTSVHYLVLTNENMQDLLSNPNSRREFLFGPPNLTENEIRALQSLVTKPRPSSESLVN